From Micromonospora nigra, one genomic window encodes:
- a CDS encoding valine--tRNA ligase, whose amino-acid sequence MTERLDARRPDAPTLAGQYQPGEVEQRRYERWVADGRFRASAGSDKPAFTVVIPPPNVTGSLHMGHALDHTVQDALVRRKRMQGFEALWLPGMDHAGIATQNVVERQLAGAGLSRHDLGRETFVERVWQWKAESGGAILGQMRRLGDSVDWDRERFTMDEGLSRAVQTMFKKLYDDGLIYRANRIINWCPRCLTALSDIEVEHTDDDGELISIRYSDEVVVATTRAETMLGDTAVAVHPDDERYRHLIGTEVELPLTGRRIPIVGDAHVDPAFGTGMVKVTPAHDPNDFEIGQRHGLPALTIMDERGVITASGPFEGLDRYEARPAIVAALREQGRIVAEKRPYVHAVGHCSRCRTTVEPRLSLQWFVNTSPLAEAAGDAVRDGRVKIEPAELAKRYFAWVDNMHDWCISRQLWWGHRIPVWYGPAGEIVCVGPDEEPPTGEGWHQDEDVLDTWFSSGLWPFSTLGWPEQTPDLAKFYPTSVLVTGYDILFFWVARMMMFGLYAMDGRPPFDVVALHGMVRDEHGKKMSKSFGNVVDPLDWIERFGADATRFTLARGANPGGDVPVSEEWCQGSRNFCNKLWNATRFALMNGAHTRGGLPPVDDLSTVDRWILSRLSHVTAEVDEQFEAYEFAKVCDLLYHFAWDDVCDWYVELSKPVLAAGGPAADTTRRVLGHVLDHLLRLLHPVVPFVTEELWTALTGGETVMTAAWPVADRALVDDAAEAEIGTLQRVVTEIRRFRSDQGLRPTQRVAARLDGLPGAGIAGHEPLIRSLVRLDEAGDGFQASATLAMPGEVAVALDTRGSIDVAAERARLTKDRAAAEKEAGQARAKLDNPAFVGKAPEHVVAKIRERLAVAEADLTRIDAALEALPS is encoded by the coding sequence GTGACCGAGAGACTGGATGCCCGACGCCCCGACGCCCCGACCCTTGCCGGCCAGTACCAGCCCGGCGAGGTAGAGCAGCGACGGTACGAGCGTTGGGTGGCCGACGGTCGGTTCCGGGCGTCCGCCGGCAGCGACAAGCCCGCCTTCACGGTCGTCATCCCCCCGCCGAACGTCACGGGCTCGCTGCACATGGGCCACGCGCTCGACCACACGGTGCAGGACGCCCTGGTGCGGCGTAAGCGGATGCAGGGCTTCGAGGCGCTGTGGCTGCCCGGCATGGACCACGCCGGCATCGCCACCCAGAACGTGGTCGAGCGGCAGCTCGCCGGTGCGGGCCTGTCCCGGCACGACCTGGGCCGGGAGACGTTCGTCGAGCGGGTGTGGCAGTGGAAGGCCGAGTCCGGTGGTGCGATCCTGGGCCAGATGCGTCGCCTCGGTGACTCGGTCGACTGGGACCGTGAGCGCTTCACCATGGACGAGGGCCTGTCCCGGGCCGTCCAGACCATGTTCAAGAAGCTCTACGACGACGGGTTGATCTACCGCGCCAACCGGATCATCAACTGGTGCCCGCGCTGCCTCACCGCGTTGTCCGACATCGAGGTGGAGCACACCGACGACGACGGCGAACTGATCTCGATCCGCTACAGCGACGAGGTCGTCGTGGCGACCACCCGGGCCGAGACCATGCTGGGCGACACGGCGGTGGCGGTGCACCCCGACGACGAGCGGTACCGGCACCTGATCGGCACCGAGGTCGAACTGCCGTTGACCGGCCGTCGGATCCCCATCGTCGGTGACGCGCACGTCGACCCGGCCTTCGGCACCGGCATGGTGAAGGTGACCCCGGCACACGACCCGAACGACTTCGAGATCGGCCAGCGGCACGGCCTGCCGGCCCTGACGATCATGGACGAGCGCGGCGTCATCACCGCTTCCGGCCCGTTCGAGGGCCTGGACCGCTACGAGGCGCGGCCCGCGATCGTCGCCGCACTGCGCGAGCAGGGCCGGATCGTGGCCGAGAAGCGGCCGTACGTGCACGCGGTGGGTCACTGCTCGCGGTGCCGTACCACGGTCGAGCCCCGACTGTCGTTGCAGTGGTTCGTCAACACCTCGCCGTTGGCCGAGGCGGCCGGCGACGCGGTCCGCGACGGCCGGGTGAAGATCGAGCCGGCGGAGCTGGCGAAGCGTTACTTCGCCTGGGTCGACAACATGCACGACTGGTGCATCTCGCGGCAGCTGTGGTGGGGTCACCGGATCCCCGTCTGGTACGGCCCGGCCGGTGAGATCGTCTGCGTGGGACCGGACGAGGAGCCGCCCACCGGCGAGGGCTGGCACCAGGACGAGGACGTGCTGGACACCTGGTTCTCCAGCGGCCTGTGGCCGTTCTCCACGCTCGGCTGGCCGGAGCAGACCCCCGACCTGGCGAAGTTCTACCCGACCAGTGTGCTGGTCACCGGGTACGACATCCTGTTCTTCTGGGTCGCCCGGATGATGATGTTCGGGCTGTACGCGATGGACGGCCGACCGCCGTTCGACGTCGTCGCCCTGCACGGCATGGTGCGTGACGAGCACGGCAAGAAGATGTCGAAGTCGTTCGGCAACGTGGTCGACCCGCTGGACTGGATCGAGCGCTTCGGCGCTGACGCGACCCGGTTCACCCTGGCCCGGGGTGCGAACCCGGGCGGGGACGTGCCGGTGAGCGAGGAGTGGTGCCAGGGCTCCCGCAACTTCTGCAACAAGCTGTGGAACGCCACCCGGTTCGCCCTCATGAACGGCGCGCACACGCGCGGTGGGCTGCCGCCGGTCGACGACCTGTCGACGGTCGACCGATGGATCCTGTCCCGGCTGTCGCACGTGACGGCCGAGGTGGACGAACAGTTCGAGGCGTACGAGTTCGCGAAGGTCTGCGACCTGCTGTACCACTTCGCCTGGGACGACGTCTGCGACTGGTACGTGGAGTTGAGCAAGCCGGTACTGGCGGCCGGTGGTCCCGCCGCCGACACCACCCGCCGCGTTCTCGGGCACGTGCTCGACCACCTGCTGCGGCTGCTGCACCCCGTGGTCCCGTTCGTCACCGAGGAGCTGTGGACGGCGCTCACCGGTGGCGAGACGGTGATGACCGCAGCCTGGCCGGTCGCCGACCGCGCGCTGGTCGACGATGCCGCCGAGGCGGAGATCGGCACCCTCCAGCGGGTGGTCACCGAGATCCGCCGGTTCCGTTCCGACCAGGGCCTGCGCCCGACGCAGCGGGTCGCCGCCCGGCTCGACGGGTTGCCGGGTGCCGGCATCGCCGGGCACGAGCCGCTGATCCGCTCGCTGGTCCGCCTCGACGAGGCGGGGGACGGCTTCCAGGCCAGCGCCACCCTCGCTATGCCCGGTGAGGTGGCCGTCGCGCTGGACACCCGCGGCTCGATCGACGTGGCCGCCGAGCGGGCCCGCCTCACGAAGGACCGCGCGGCCGCCGAGAAGGAGGCGGGCCAGGCGCGGGCGAAGCTCGACAACCCGGCGTTCGTCGGCAAGGCTCCCGAGCACGTGGTTGCCAAGATCCGCGAACGGCTGGCCGTTGCCGAAGCCGACCTGACCCGGATCGACGCCGCTCTGGAGGCGCTGCCCTCGTGA
- a CDS encoding bifunctional folylpolyglutamate synthase/dihydrofolate synthase encodes MVFELDRIAALLDLLGSPQRAYPSIHLTGTNGKTSTARMIDSLLRAFGLHTGRYTSPHLETVRERISLDGEPVDEERFTATYREVEPLAELVDARSAEPLTYFDMTTALAFATFADAPVDVAVVEVGLGGAEDSTNVIQAGVCVLTPIGLDHTEFLGDTLQDIALAKAGIIHPGATVLCAAQEEEAARPILERCAEVGATVAREGVEFGVLRRAVAVGGQMLSIQGLGGVYDEVFVPLHGAHQAQNAAVALAAVEAFLGAGAKRQLDVETVREGFATATSPGRLERVRTAPTILLDGAHNPHGMAATVAALQEEFAFSKLVAVLGVLADKDAASLLELLEPVVDQVVVTRNSSPRAMPARELAALAAEVFGPDRVEVAEEMPDAIEVAVTLAEEDVPGELAGVGVLVTGSVVTVADARRLLKR; translated from the coding sequence ATGGTGTTCGAGCTGGACCGGATCGCGGCCCTGCTCGACCTGCTGGGCAGCCCGCAGCGGGCGTACCCGTCGATCCACCTGACCGGCACCAACGGCAAGACCTCCACGGCCCGGATGATCGACTCGCTGCTGCGGGCGTTCGGGCTGCACACCGGCCGGTACACCAGCCCGCACCTGGAGACGGTGCGGGAACGGATCAGCCTGGACGGCGAGCCGGTGGACGAGGAGCGGTTCACCGCCACGTACCGGGAGGTGGAGCCGCTGGCCGAGCTGGTGGACGCCCGGTCGGCGGAGCCCCTGACGTACTTCGACATGACCACGGCGCTGGCGTTCGCCACGTTCGCCGACGCGCCGGTCGACGTCGCGGTGGTCGAGGTGGGCCTCGGCGGCGCGGAGGACTCCACCAACGTGATCCAGGCCGGGGTGTGCGTGCTCACCCCGATCGGGCTGGACCACACCGAGTTCCTCGGCGACACGCTCCAGGACATCGCCCTGGCCAAGGCCGGCATCATCCACCCCGGGGCCACGGTGCTCTGCGCCGCGCAGGAGGAGGAGGCCGCTCGGCCGATCCTCGAACGGTGCGCCGAGGTGGGCGCGACCGTCGCCCGGGAGGGGGTCGAGTTCGGGGTGCTGCGGCGGGCCGTGGCGGTCGGCGGGCAGATGCTGAGCATCCAGGGCCTGGGCGGCGTCTACGACGAGGTGTTCGTCCCGCTGCACGGTGCCCACCAGGCGCAGAACGCGGCGGTGGCGCTCGCCGCCGTCGAGGCGTTCCTCGGCGCGGGCGCGAAGCGGCAACTGGACGTGGAGACCGTCCGCGAGGGCTTCGCCACGGCGACCTCGCCGGGCCGCCTCGAACGGGTCCGCACCGCACCGACGATCCTGCTCGACGGCGCCCACAACCCGCACGGCATGGCCGCCACGGTCGCCGCGCTCCAGGAGGAGTTCGCCTTCAGCAAGCTGGTGGCGGTGCTCGGCGTGCTCGCGGACAAGGACGCGGCAAGCCTGCTGGAACTGCTCGAACCGGTCGTCGACCAGGTGGTGGTGACGCGCAACAGCTCGCCCCGGGCGATGCCGGCACGGGAACTGGCGGCGCTCGCCGCCGAGGTGTTCGGGCCGGACCGGGTCGAGGTGGCCGAGGAGATGCCGGACGCGATCGAGGTGGCCGTGACGCTGGCCGAGGAGGACGTCCCGGGCGAGCTGGCCGGGGTCGGGGTGCTGGTCACCGGGTCGGTGGTGACCGTGGCCGACGCCCGCCGGCTGTTGAAGCGATGA